The window AATATTTATGTAATTAGAAAGCTGAATAAAGAAGAGCGACTTTGTCTCCTCTAATTTTATATGTTTCTGAACAAATAGATAACCTATCTCAAATTATAGCTAATATAATCTCCCTCTTATTAGGAATTTAAGATATAGTAGTTCTTGCACAAATTGTATAAAATTGATGAATCTTATATATACTaacttttaattaaaagaaattagagTTAAACATTTGAATGTCTTTGAAGAAAAGCTAATAAGTAGCTTATAGAAATTCTATTCAGAGTATTCATGCAATTGTGGATTCCTAAGTACTAAAAGTTTGTATATCACAAATATGCTTATAAACTATTGTATTTCAAATGTGCAAATATTACCAATGCTGAAAGATCTAATAGAATAAAGTAGCATATCAATATTACGAACATCTCTATTAAATATTCTTGTAAAAGGGAACTAAAATGTTAAAGAGAAGAGATGTACTCCTCGAGTCATATAACAATTACAGGTAGACTCATGGGTAGGCAAATAAAGCCACATATATGTATGATACAACAAAACTGATGCTAAATGACTAGATTGCTCTCATGCATTTTGAAAAAGACACTAAACATTTATCAGATGCATAGCAAAAAACATGAGCAAAATTGAATTAAAACAAACCTGCAGGTAGAAGCAATTTGAGGAAGATGAAGATGTCTCTAAGAAGCAACGAAAATCTGAAAGTGCAAACAAAATGGAGGAAACCTAATATGTTGTCTATGTAAAACTCACTTGGGCTCATTTAAACTTACACGTAGCATTTTGTATAGAAAAACTAAGCCACATGTATAGTAAATTTGTAAGAATTGGCGTGAAAGGACTAATATACCCTCGAGCTTTTTAGAAATGACATAAAACACACATGTCGCCATTCCAGCTTTTCCTTAAGTTTCTTCTTCACTCTGGCCACTAGCTTTTACTTGATATCTACAATTTTTTCATTTGCTCTTTGGTTTTTAGGTTTTTTATTATATATGTGAATTCTTCAGAGTTTCTTGTTGATGCGATTTTGATGATACGTGTTGGTTTTTGCAGTTTCCTTCTTTGTGTTTTTGGGCTCTGGTTACATCGCAATATCTAAACTTATTCAAAACATCTTTATGTTGAAACTAATTGGATCATTGCTACAATAAGTTGTGAATTATATCTATTTCTCTTTTAATAAGCATAAAGCAATTCTACCATCTATTCTAGATTTGAGACTTATTGGCTCTTCGACAACATATGATAGTTCAAACTATTTTGCTTTAGAAGCTTTTGTTAGGGACCAATAGTCAAGACCTCAGGAAATATCTGTTTtcttcgaaactaattgcattatAGAAATTTCTACACATTAAGATACCAATATGTGTTCATTTTTTAATCATGTCTAATATTTaaatattgtaattgatgctCATTTATGTTGCTTAAACATTGACATTCCCATGTTGATTTAAGATAGTGATTTAACAATTTTGTTCTATTTTATACAGCAAAAGACCAATGAAATTCACACTCTAGGAAGAATTTATTGATCATGATGGGAACAAACTACTCGAACTGCTTAAAAAAGAATATCCAATCATTCTTGCTAAAAAAGTTGCAAGACCAAAGTCGTCGTCAGGTAAAACACCTCAAATGCATGCAAGATGGAGTAACAAATTCAATACAGGTAAACTATATAAGCAATTATATTTTAGTTTTTCATATACCAGACGACCAAATTAGAACTGAATGTTCAAATGCATGTAGGATTGACTAACAGATTTAGTACAACAATTGAAATCAATCCTCCATATCCACAAGCAAATGTGCTGAGAACATGGTATTGTAATCAATACATTATTGGTCGTATATGTGCTTGAACATATACAAGAACTAATTTTGAAATGTTAACATACTTGAAGGGCCCAACAAAATGAACAAATGCTTATTGCGTACACAATGAAGAGCACAGGTCCAACATGCTCTCTTTTATTTGTTCCTTTCGAAGAAGAGATAGTACCGATTGCAGAAATCCGACAGCAAAATCCAGTAAGTGCACTAAATATTCATATATGCATTGTTACAAATTTTTACCTTTATTCTCTAATAACAAAAAATTAATATGCGGCATCATTGTGTTTTCCAGGGTCAAATATTCTACATACATACTGAAGTTGCACTACAAAATGAGAACCAACGATTTTGTATCCTAGCTTGTTCAGACTGTAAACAACACTTCACCCGAGCTATCTCACGGAGAAAGTTCTATTGCACTAATTGCCGTCAAGTTACCCAATTGGTTCCCAGGTATACATGCAACTTTCACATAACTGTTTATATTTAACATTCTACATTCACCATCTTtttaattaaccaattattttaTCTTACAACTAGGTACCAATTTGAAGTGACGCTCACAGATCAGAGCGGTTCTGCAACAGCAACTATTGTCGACGAGTATGCAGAAAAAATATTACTTCTCACTTCGGAAGAGATTTATGATATCTGCAATGTCAAGGTACATTGTCAATTTCGAAAAACCACAAATAACTATTTTCTACCAGTTGAGCCCCCTCTCAAACATAAATAACTAATTTCATTTTTACAGAAAGGACTGTTGCCTCTTGCGAACGCACAAAAGCTACTGACTGGCAAGATCTTCAAGATTCAAATAAAAAAGCTGTTTACAAGAAATAATGAGGCAGGAAAGTTAGTTATTTTATCTTTCATAGATAAAAGTAATTCGGTTGTCTCACAAATGTCGGCCACCATCAAGGATGTTGCGGAAGGAAGTAAACAAAAAATTGAACCCGCTGCCCCAGAAAAGCAAGAGCACCCACACATAACAGCCAAAGGCAACGGTTCCTACAAATGTTAGGCGGAAATGAAAATTTCCCCTACGAAAAATTGCTGAGAGGTATTTGTAATTTCTGTTCCTTCTAAATTTAATATGAGATTCAACTTTGTAGAAAAAACAAACACCTTAAACGACTATCGTTTGTTAGCATTTTTGCCAGTGAAACATCTTTTGCTACTATTTTGGGATGCAAGTAAAGCCACAACTTGCTGTTGCTTTTGAATACGGTTAAGCTCACTGTTACGACTGCTTTCTGGATATTCCTCTACTCGGAATATGTCGCATCGACACGAGGTTAGTATTCTTGATTACAAATCTACTAATAAGATCAATATTATAGAATGTATGGTGCAGTTCAAATTACTTTGCAAGCCCGCccctttctatgctattttagacCCAACTATGAAGCTATCAGGTCCTTCTGGTATGGCGACTGCTTATAGAACTTTAACTAGAAGGCTTAATAAAAATTCTATGAGCTAAGATTTCGAACTTTTTGTACGGATGGCACAAGTAGAAATAATAGTGGATAAATATTATCAGTCTAAAAAAATTGAGATAAAAGCGGATAAACTAGTATAGCACTGTACTGTAGGTGCTATTAGCATTGACTTCAAAAGTAGGTACACAACATCATATGTTAATAGCAAGGTATTATTTATTTGGAACAAAATACCCACTCTTGACTGGTTGGCAAATAATACATTATTTACGTACGTAACAGTATCATATTATTAGATGCATGTGTGTCATATTCTTAATATCATATATGGGAGAATTATTTACATTTTATACTATTTACACATTGACAAATTGTGATGCGCACATTTTTTCTGTTGTATCTACTCTTCTCCTTAGCTTTCTTCTTAGTAGTTTTTCACCAAAATATACGTGTACAGTTATAAAATAATTGTTAGTGCTCAACAAAGTAATGGGTGAAGAACAACAAAGAATAAAAATTTGAAGTTAAATAGTGAGGAATATGCAAGTAAAGGAGTCGAGATATTTTTTGGCTGCATAAGTTTCCTGATTAAATTTTGGCTTCCTTTTTGGTCTCATAAAATTTTGAAATGCCTGATGAGATATCTATTCTCCTTGATTTTTTATATGCTGACAAATCACTTAAATAACCATTTTATGTCACCATGTAATGTATGTGCCGCTAAAGCTCTCTTTGGGAGGTAAGTCGAGTTATCACAATGCAAGAAAAATATCATATTTACTGGTATCCACCTCTATGCCGGCTTCAATGAACTAGCTAACATCCCACAAGAGTACTCTTGTGGATAGCTGCTCCACTTGTTGATCTGCCTGAGTTGTGCATTTGTGctaaatcataaatttccttTCTCAACTTTTTCTCCGTAAATAATgatatcttctatttcttcaacaACTAAGTAATAACTAATATGGCTACTAAATTAAAGTCCCCATGGATATGTCCCATTAAAGATACGTATTTTGTTGTTACGACAACATTATTATGACAGAGTAAATAGAACTTGATGGAAACGTTGTACAGAGTAATATGACTCTTTTAATATATTGTTTAAtatctttctttctcttctctgTTTCAGTTCGTGCTTTATTTTTTGGTTGGTCAATCCTTCTGGAGCAGCCTTTCTTGGGTACTCAGAGGTACAATTTCACTTTCTTTAAAATGTTATCCGAGAATATGTCAGCCTTTTCACAATACTTAATACAAAGTGGTTTTAACGTTGCATCTGAGTATACATATATTGGccattttcttgctctttgttcgTTATCTTTTCCCGTATTCCATAATATTTCATCTTCCTCTATTCAGATTTTGCTGATTTATGcatttcaattaaaaaaaaaacttgcatGCCCATAGGGCTATGCTAATGTTCTTGGTGTGGCGACTGGGCTATTCAAAACTTAAAGTTAGTATATTTCATTTACCTGTTGTTGCTCGACTTTCCTTAGTTAACATATAACGGTACCCTTAACTATTGATGTTATTAAAATAGTGTGCTTAAGTTTTGGCTAATTTAGGAGATCCAAATTATCTCTATTTTTTTAATGGTTTCTCTGTTACTATGGTTTCTTTCATTGTAGTTCTCCTCTAATTTTTCCCTGTCATTCAAATGACTATTTGATGAAttgagtagttttttttttggtcCTTCGATGCAGTTCTTACAGACTCTGATAGAATGTGgaatgaatttttgttgaaagctaATACTATACAAGTTGTGCCATGAATTGTTATTTGAATATGATTTTCACAAATAAATCTAATATTGGAATTGAGATTGTGTGCTCTAATAAGATCTTTTCCATGcttgaatttaatttttatttcgtTGCAGTTACGATCTTGTAGAACGTACTTAATTCCAGCTGACAAATTTTGTGCAAAAAGACTTTCTTAGTTCCTCCAAGTCTGTAGGGGCAAAAACGAACAACCTTAGCTATATGCAAAGAGGCCTTCTTAGTCCATATTTCACATCAGAACATAAACAATGGAATCAAAGACATAATATGCTTGGCTATGTGCTAACCTTTACCTAGCCTACTTGGTTGTGTTAAAGCAAGCTTAACCGAATTACATTACTGATGTTGTTTACAGAGCATTACATCTGCTGTctttaactcttttttttggcttTCGTCGATTCAAAAACACTTCAACATGTCAGATTCGTTTTGATGTtctgttttcttttgcttttatggCCACACTTAAATCACCAATGATTTAAATTGATCTTTCTTGACATAAATTTAAATGTTTAAGCTACAAAGTTTATCGTGACTGCTTTTCTGTTTCAATTATTTTCTGTTTTATATATGTTGCTACTATTACAAGTACTTTAATTACAAGCATGTAATCTTCGTTGTAAccttttaatttataacacgTTTATTTGTTTGCAGATATTTTTGGCGAAGAACTAACAGGAAAAGGATCAGAAAAAAGACCAAAGACCGCATATGTAAATAGTTATATCATACATGTTGTAACTGTTGTGGCACTTTAGGCATCCCTTAATGTAATGCTCTTGTGAATGCATATATGTAAATTAAGTGTGTACCACTTAACATAAAATATTGTGTACTAGATTCCATACTTGCATCattaaattttgagttaaataacGTTGGGCCCATGCTGGCACGGGCTACACCAtcctagtatatatatatatggtgctTCCTTTGCATTATAATTTTTCTTTGGGCGATTTCTTCGTAGTAACGTAATGCTGAATATATAATATGTTACGCGGAGGAATAAATGTACAACAAATATGTAGATACAGGTATTAGTTTGATCTAGTCCATTATATTTAATTAATTCATCAATATTTCATGAAATCATTGGGTTGTTGACTCTAATTTGTAAGTACTGAATTCATGTTTGTTCACATTTAGGaattctcttttgttttctttgatttagttTAATATTCACAAGGATTATATTCATATTTTTCTTCCACTAGTTAACTGAAATATAATCCAAAGTTAACTTTTGATACTTGTTCAAACTTCGTTGCTTGGATACTAAAGTAGGAAATACTTCTTTTACGCAAATTGAAACAGTTAGGAAAGcaatataaaaatggaaaaatgataCTTTATAGCCGCTTTtaaaataatagccaaaaaaatatattttttgtatttatatatatacacatacattttgtatattatataataattttatatatttttagttaGTATGTATATAATTGGGGGCTATATGGAAGTACATGATGCAAATTGATGTACATCATTTCAGAAAGTGGAAATAACGGCTTTGCACCAAAAATAGTAATCTTCAGGTAAATGACTTGACAGCTATATATACTTGTAAGGACGTGCAATTTGCATATAACTGCAATGGGATATATGAAATATTAAGCAGGTATGGGAGTTGCAatttgatacatatatatatatatatatatatatatatagatcttTTTTCCATGTTGAAATAATTACATAAAGTAAGGACGCATCCAAGATGTTGTTACATATTTGGTCTATGTTTTGACACAAACATTAATGAGATATTTACATAAATAACTGGCTGAATGCACTATTTAATTACTTTTTATAGTAAGTAGATATAGATTATATACAtagttatacacatattatacatgagttgtacatataatatatataagccagctatttttaatttaagtggttcaATACTAGACAATCATTTGAGTTAGTTCTTCAAACATTTTAATATGGATGATAACATGTCCAAAGTGGGAAACAATTAGCCAATTAGGAATGGTGGTGTAGTCATAAGCTTACGACCACCGccaaccaacaacaacaatcctaGTACTTTATAATAGTCTTTCTATGTTATTGCGCGTAACTAGCACTTCTTGAGGAACTCGAAGCTATAGACTATGGTACATAAACAAATTGgtctttaatattttttaatgttGGGTGTGCGAACAAAATCTCACATTGGTAGCTGAAAAGAGTAAGAGTCTACATATAAAGTGTAGGAATTTCTTTAATGGTATGAGGCCTTTTGAAAAAAAGCGTGCGAGTTTAACCCAGAGTGTCATTGGGTCGTTTTAGCCCAACATTCAATTTAGAAATTAAGAAAcgctttaattattttttcagttttattCTTACTACTCTAACATGTAACAACTGTTGcagaagccaaatgtatatagtgtgaataagtcacaactactataccaaaaattatgacagccaccaaataataaataagacaataaaacaacaataaaggggaCACCAGaattacgaggttcggctaattttgtctactcctcggacacaaccaatattttattccactccaaaaatacaagtgaaataatactaaagagagaagatacaaatgccttaaacagatgagaaggcaaatgagaggtgtatataaatcctaaacattaggccttcttttatagggggaaaatcccccccaaactcaagagcccaccgatgtgggacaaagaATTTGCCAagcttcaacaaatctccaccttggcaaaattccacatcttcaattttctctcaataacaaattttaaatttttgattGTGTCtaaatcttcaatcttcagtgtttaacaatgttgatcaaatccaaacaatgttgaaacttgatcgcagtcaccacctttgtcagcatatcagcaggattctccgtagtatgaattttcttcaccgtgactcctccttcttctatgatttctcgtacgaaatgataccgaacatcaatatgcttcgtccttgcatgataaacttggttcttcgctaattgaatagcactttgactatcacaaaaaattgtgatacctttttgttcaacaccaagctcctttagcaatccttgaagccaaattgcctccttcacagcctctgtaatagccatgtactctgcctctgttgtagacaaagcaactgttgactgcaaagtagacttccaactaactggtgcctttgcaaaagtaaacacataaccagtagttgatcttcgtttgtccagatcacccgcaaaatctgagtcacaatatccaactacagactgattgtcttcctgctcaaaaactaactcgacatctacagtattatgaatataccgtagaatccacttcacagcttgccaatgctccttccctggattgtgcatatatctgctaataactccaacatcttgtgaaatgtcaggccttgtgcaaaccattgcatacatcaagctaccaacaacatttgcgtatggtacctttgacatatactctcgttcagcttcatccattggcgacatagtagtacttagcttaaaatgggaagcaagtggagtactaactgacttagtcttgtcatctatgccaaaacgttgaagtactctcttcaaatattccttttgagataaacagagtttctttgaacgtctatctctaattatctccatgccaaaaAAATTCTTTGCCtaacccaaatccttcatctcgaactccttcttcagttgaatcttcaactttggaagctatcaacatatcatcaacatataggagaagatatacaaaggaaccatctttaagcttgtgcaaatacacacaatgatcgtatttgcttcttttgtacccttgccgcaacataaactcgtcaaatcgcttgtaccattgtctagaagattgtttcaatccgtacaacgatttttcaagtttgcacaccatattttctctttacagcaactttgaatccttctggctgagtcatgtggatttcctcctccaaatttccatgtaaaaacgtagtttttacatccatctgaactagttccaaatctaattgtgctaccaaagccaacataattctaatggaggaatgttttacaactggagaaaatactttattgtaatcaattccctcctttttagcatatcctttggccaccaatcttgctttgtagcgaacatctacttggttaggaaatccttctttctttgcaaatacccatttgcacctgtgagcacgtgatttttgcctcacaagagctactccaaaagaaatcacaaataatttttctttgtatgcaatttttagaatttatgtggcattttggataattatttgtgttttgtccgta of the Nicotiana tabacum cultivar K326 chromosome 7, ASM71507v2, whole genome shotgun sequence genome contains:
- the LOC107762748 gene encoding uncharacterized protein LOC107762748 — encoded protein: MHARWSNKFNTGLTNRFSTTIEINPPYPQANVLRTWAQQNEQMLIAYTMKSTGPTCSLLFVPFEEEIVPIAEIRQQNPGQIFYIHTEVALQNENQRFCILACSDCKQHFTRAISRRKFYCTNCRQVTQLVPRYQFEVTLTDQSGSATATIVDEYAEKILLLTSEEIYDICNVKKGLLPLANAQKLLTGKIFKIQIKKLFTRNNEAGKLVILSFIDKSNSVVSQMSATIKDVAEGSKQKIEPAAPEKQEHPHITAKGNGSYKC